In the genome of Chryseobacterium arthrosphaerae, one region contains:
- a CDS encoding CCPGW family putative bacteriocin, with amino-acid sequence MKNLQKLSRGQMKNVQGAAIDCNPQIICQRHTDCCPGWACPGRGQYCIAI; translated from the coding sequence ATGAAAAATCTACAAAAACTTTCAAGAGGACAGATGAAAAATGTGCAGGGAGCTGCTATTGATTGTAACCCGCAGATAATTTGTCAGAGACACACTGACTGCTGTCCGGGATGGGCATGCCCGGGGAGAGGACAATATTGTATAGCAATTTAA
- a CDS encoding O-methyltransferase — protein MSFFEEKNPEMDRYLEAHASSESEILKKLRRETYQKTTQPHMISGYQQGRLLTIISKILQPKNILEIGTFTGYATLCLASGLSKDGKITTLDVNEDLAYLPKKYFEESEYADQIDFRLQDAKEFLKESDEVFDLIFVDADKENYAEYFRLLKPHTKSGSVVLFDNVLWYGKVLEEDPKQKSTQSIKELNDLAAKDDDFENLILPLRDGVNFLRRK, from the coding sequence ATGAGTTTTTTTGAAGAAAAAAATCCTGAAATGGATCGATATTTGGAAGCACACGCTTCTTCGGAATCTGAAATTCTGAAAAAACTGAGAAGAGAAACTTATCAAAAAACAACGCAGCCGCATATGATCTCCGGATATCAGCAGGGAAGACTGCTGACGATCATTTCCAAGATATTGCAGCCAAAAAATATTCTTGAAATAGGAACTTTTACGGGTTATGCAACTTTATGCCTGGCATCAGGACTAAGTAAAGACGGGAAAATCACTACGCTTGATGTGAATGAAGATCTGGCGTATCTGCCGAAGAAATACTTTGAAGAAAGCGAATATGCTGATCAGATTGATTTCAGACTTCAGGATGCTAAAGAATTCCTCAAAGAAAGTGATGAGGTTTTTGACCTGATTTTTGTAGATGCCGATAAGGAGAATTATGCAGAATATTTCAGACTGCTGAAGCCCCATACAAAATCAGGATCCGTAGTTCTGTTTGACAACGTGTTGTGGTATGGAAAAGTCCTGGAAGAAGACCCGAAACAGAAATCTACACAGTCTATTAAAGAATTAAACGATTTAGCCGCAAAAGACGATGATTTTGAAAATCTTATTTTACCTTTGCGGGATGGAGTAAATTTTCTTAGAAGAAAATAA
- a CDS encoding DUF1648 domain-containing protein, with product MKASRILLMVNILLLIVIWIFTGIKYAELPEIIPTHFDFQGNVDGESEKSMIWILPCIAAFISFVFWGVPKNPNSPLVNVPDSFRNKETLELYMFSLQFPVMLLFLDIVVESIRIAEGKQTELSNAVFFILALLFIVLGVGMVKAIQEGKKQKSDD from the coding sequence ATGAAAGCTTCCAGAATACTATTGATGGTAAATATCCTTTTGCTTATTGTGATCTGGATTTTTACAGGCATAAAGTATGCGGAACTTCCGGAGATTATTCCTACCCATTTTGATTTTCAGGGAAATGTAGACGGAGAATCTGAAAAATCAATGATCTGGATCCTGCCCTGTATCGCAGCTTTTATTTCTTTTGTTTTCTGGGGAGTGCCCAAAAATCCCAACTCTCCTTTGGTAAACGTTCCTGACAGCTTTCGTAATAAAGAAACACTGGAGCTGTATATGTTTTCACTACAGTTTCCTGTAATGCTCTTATTCCTGGATATTGTTGTAGAAAGTATACGGATTGCAGAAGGAAAGCAAACCGAGCTCAGTAATGCCGTTTTCTTCATCTTAGCCTTGCTTTTTATAGTGCTTGGAGTAGGTATGGTAAAAGCCATTCAGGAAGGGAAAAAACAAAAATCTGACGACTAA
- a CDS encoding C40 family peptidase produces the protein MNKGICIVTVAPVRAENSDRAEIVTEILFGESADILEVDKNWTKIKMHYDGYEGWMDTKQIKPVTDEELANRKVTVVTEDFSSVLTNDGKMLLSMGSEVEFPAVASRRSHDVRESIALTAKEFLNIPYLWGGKSFFAVDCSGFTQLVYKVHGIKIPRDASQQAEVGEALTFVEETQPGDMAFFENAEGKIIHVGIMLENQKIIHASGKVRIDTLDSTGIFNKEMNKHTHKLRVLRSVI, from the coding sequence ATGAATAAAGGAATTTGTATAGTTACGGTAGCACCTGTTCGGGCAGAAAATTCTGACAGGGCAGAAATTGTTACGGAAATATTGTTCGGGGAAAGTGCTGATATTTTGGAGGTTGATAAAAACTGGACCAAAATAAAAATGCACTATGACGGCTATGAAGGATGGATGGATACCAAGCAGATAAAGCCTGTAACAGATGAAGAGCTGGCCAACAGGAAAGTGACTGTAGTGACAGAAGATTTTTCTTCCGTTTTAACCAATGACGGAAAAATGCTTTTGTCTATGGGATCAGAAGTAGAATTTCCTGCAGTGGCGTCAAGAAGAAGCCATGACGTAAGAGAAAGCATTGCCCTGACTGCAAAAGAATTCCTTAATATCCCTTACCTGTGGGGAGGGAAAAGCTTTTTTGCCGTAGACTGCTCCGGATTTACACAACTGGTTTATAAAGTTCACGGAATCAAAATTCCAAGAGATGCTTCCCAGCAGGCCGAAGTAGGAGAAGCCCTTACCTTTGTGGAAGAAACACAGCCGGGAGACATGGCTTTCTTTGAAAATGCCGAAGGAAAGATCATCCACGTAGGAATTATGCTGGAAAACCAGAAGATCATTCATGCATCAGGAAAAGTAAGAATCGATACCCTGGATTCCACAGGGATTTTCAATAAAGAAATGAATAAGCATACTCACAAGCTGAGAGTGCTCAGAAGTGTTATTTAG
- a CDS encoding M1 family metallopeptidase, whose amino-acid sequence MKKIILSVSLSGLFLPGITFAQTETSGRDKIYKATHVKSTELKHTKLKVNFDYQNEQMNGEEWLTASPYFYPSDSLILDAKGMLIHEVAIDRNGSKVPLKYNYAHNVLTITLDKTYNRNQDYTVYIKYTARPDEAEKQGSPAKGLYFINAQGTDKDHPPQIWTDGESEYSSVWFPTIDKPNQKTTQEIYMTVPDQYISLSNGVLKESRKESGNLRTDHWVMNQRHAVYLFFMGVGEYSVVKDKWRNIPIDYYVEKEYEPYARQIYGNTPEMMEFFSKKLNYDYPWAKYAQISARDYTSVAMENTTATLHNTDVLQKPGQLTDENKWEEYIAHELFHHWFGDLVTAESWSNLTLNESFANYSEYLWNEYKYGKDQGDYHLMVNVNRYLNSPADFDKDLVRFSYDSPENVFDVVSYQKGGGILHMLRNYLGDEAFFAGISDFLKTHEYKNAEAQELRLSFEKISGKDLNWFFNQWYYGSGNPKLNYSYTFEPVKKQVELVISQSQEKPFEFPLAIDLYDNGKPVRYNVWVNAKAKNTFSFNVSKNPDLININADGILLSEITDKKSAEQNLMQFAHSKEFLSRYKALTGIKDHLNDPASVQLLKAALKDPFFRIRIKALELMDLTNKDHAKILTPDVEKLAANDPKTLVQAAAVAALAKTKNKKYLPLFEKGVNAVSNAVKINSLKAIIDSEPSKADKMTDKIDLSGVSQSQLIKLLPTVVKNKVVSQMPYIAPVAAFYPLVKLRNPELGKPAEDGFNWIMSSDNLIATENVARVLTQSKDGLLKDPETRMMFSQMLKEGLAKKTELLKQNPQNAESINKQIAVLNKIAEIYK is encoded by the coding sequence ATGAAAAAAATAATTCTATCGGTAAGCTTATCAGGCCTGTTTTTACCCGGAATAACCTTTGCACAAACGGAAACTTCAGGAAGGGACAAAATATATAAAGCAACTCACGTCAAAAGTACAGAGCTGAAGCACACGAAGCTGAAAGTAAATTTTGATTATCAGAATGAACAAATGAATGGGGAAGAATGGCTTACCGCCTCTCCTTATTTTTACCCGTCAGATTCACTCATACTGGACGCCAAAGGAATGTTGATCCACGAAGTGGCAATAGATAGGAACGGGAGTAAAGTTCCGTTAAAGTATAATTATGCCCATAATGTTCTTACAATTACTCTGGATAAAACCTATAACAGAAATCAGGATTATACGGTTTATATAAAATATACTGCCCGCCCTGATGAAGCAGAGAAACAGGGAAGCCCGGCAAAAGGATTGTATTTTATTAATGCGCAGGGGACAGATAAGGATCATCCGCCTCAGATCTGGACAGATGGAGAGTCGGAATATTCATCTGTATGGTTTCCTACGATAGATAAGCCGAATCAGAAGACTACCCAGGAAATTTATATGACCGTTCCGGATCAGTATATAAGTCTTTCCAACGGTGTTTTAAAAGAATCCAGGAAAGAATCCGGTAACCTGAGAACAGACCATTGGGTGATGAATCAAAGACACGCCGTTTATCTTTTCTTCATGGGAGTAGGAGAGTACTCGGTCGTAAAAGATAAGTGGAGAAATATTCCGATCGATTATTATGTGGAAAAGGAATATGAACCTTATGCCAGACAGATCTACGGAAATACCCCTGAAATGATGGAGTTTTTCTCTAAAAAATTAAACTACGACTATCCGTGGGCAAAATATGCACAGATCTCAGCAAGAGATTATACAAGCGTAGCCATGGAAAATACAACAGCCACGCTTCACAATACTGACGTTTTGCAGAAACCGGGACAGTTGACCGATGAAAACAAATGGGAGGAATATATTGCCCATGAGCTGTTTCATCATTGGTTCGGAGATCTGGTAACCGCAGAAAGCTGGAGCAACCTTACCCTGAATGAGTCTTTCGCCAACTATTCCGAATATCTCTGGAATGAATACAAATACGGAAAAGATCAGGGAGATTATCATTTAATGGTAAATGTAAACCGGTACCTCAATAGCCCTGCGGATTTTGATAAAGACCTGGTAAGGTTCAGTTATGATTCGCCGGAAAATGTTTTTGATGTGGTCTCCTATCAGAAAGGAGGAGGAATTCTGCATATGCTGAGAAATTACTTAGGAGATGAAGCTTTCTTCGCAGGAATAAGCGATTTCCTGAAAACCCATGAATATAAAAATGCAGAAGCTCAGGAATTAAGATTATCATTTGAAAAAATTTCAGGTAAGGATCTGAATTGGTTTTTCAATCAATGGTATTATGGAAGCGGAAATCCTAAATTAAACTACTCATATACTTTTGAACCGGTAAAAAAACAGGTGGAGCTCGTGATCAGCCAGTCTCAGGAAAAACCTTTTGAGTTCCCTCTGGCAATAGACCTGTATGATAACGGAAAACCTGTACGTTATAATGTCTGGGTAAATGCTAAAGCTAAGAATACTTTCAGCTTTAATGTTTCAAAAAATCCTGATCTGATCAATATCAATGCAGACGGAATATTGCTTTCTGAGATTACCGATAAAAAATCAGCTGAGCAGAACCTGATGCAGTTTGCCCATTCTAAAGAGTTTTTAAGCCGTTATAAAGCATTGACGGGAATCAAAGATCATCTGAATGATCCTGCATCAGTACAATTGCTGAAGGCTGCCCTGAAAGATCCTTTTTTCCGGATCCGTATTAAAGCTTTGGAGCTGATGGATCTCACGAATAAAGATCATGCAAAAATACTGACTCCCGATGTGGAAAAGTTAGCTGCTAATGATCCTAAAACATTGGTGCAGGCCGCTGCCGTCGCTGCCCTGGCAAAAACGAAAAATAAAAAATACCTTCCTTTATTTGAAAAAGGGGTGAATGCGGTTTCCAATGCCGTAAAAATAAATTCCCTGAAAGCAATCATAGATTCAGAACCTTCCAAAGCGGATAAGATGACTGATAAAATCGATCTTTCCGGAGTATCCCAGAGTCAGCTCATTAAACTGCTTCCTACTGTAGTAAAGAATAAAGTAGTTTCTCAGATGCCTTACATTGCTCCTGTTGCAGCCTTCTATCCATTGGTTAAACTTAGAAATCCCGAATTGGGTAAACCTGCAGAAGACGGCTTTAACTGGATTATGAGCTCTGATAATCTCATCGCAACAGAAAATGTTGCCCGGGTTTTAACACAGTCAAAAGATGGGTTGCTGAAAGATCCGGAAACCAGAATGATGTTTTCTCAAATGCTGAAAGAAGGGTTGGCCAAAAAAACAGAGCTTTTGAAGCAGAATCCGCAAAACGCAGAAAGCATCAATAAACAAATTGCTGTCTTAAATAAAATAGCAGAAATCTATAAGTGA